The sequence below is a genomic window from Meles meles chromosome 3, mMelMel3.1 paternal haplotype, whole genome shotgun sequence.
atgtgaggctcgatcccaggactccgggatcatgacatgagctgaaggcagaggctcaaccactgagccacccaggtgccccgagattttgcatttctaataagctcctGGGTGCTACAGATGCTGCAGGTCCACAGACTCCCTCCCACCCATTTAGcagatgagaaagttgaggcACAAGGAAGGCGTGGTCACAAAGCAAGCCCCCATACTCTCAGCTCTATGAGGGAAGCGGTGTGTTGTCCACCAGTGAACACTCCATGTCTAGGACAGAGTCACTCACATGGTGGGTGTGTGAAAGTATGTCTTGAATGAAGAGAAACGCAGTCAGCATAGAACCCGGGCCTCCTGACTCCTCTTCTGGTGAGGATTAGGCATCAATGTGTCCCTATATCATTTCCTGTGGATGAAGTTTCCCAAGAATATAAACACGTGATGGGGAGGGGGCATGAGACACAGAAAGCCTTAGCTTCCTTGCGATCCCATGGTACAATCTAGTGCAGAGATGGGCAACTTGGGGATGAGAGAAGGGAACTGGGTGACTGACTGGTGCCCTTGAGCCTGGATAACCTTGGGGCTGGCTTGCCTTCCAAGATCTTCGGTTTTCTCACCCGGAACCCAGAGTTCATCACTGCCCAGTCCCCAGTAGAGCACAGTCTTGCTGCGGGGATCAACACCCCAGTTAGGAAAGGTAGGGGTGTGGAGGATGGGCACAGATGTGCCCTGTCCTGAACACCTGCCACTCAGggctctctcctgccttcctgcAGCATCAACCACGACCCGAGCCGCATCCCTGCAGACCTGCCGGAGGCACGGTGCCTGTGCCTGGGCTGCGTGAACCCCTTCACCATGCAGGAGGACCGCAGCATGGTGAGCGTGCCCGTGTTCAGCCAGGTGCCCGTGCGCCGCCGCCTCTGCCCACTGCCGCCCCGCACTGGGCCATGCCGCCAGCGCGCGGTCATGGAGACCATCGCCGTGGGCTGCACCTGCATCTTCTGAACCGGAGGCTGCGGGGAGCCAGAGACCGCCCTCCCGGTGCTCCCATGCCAAGTGAGGCCCGTGAGAAGTAAATGCTGTCTTTCGTTAAGCAAGATCTTGGATTTGCTCCTTATGGCTCCAAAGCCAAAAccagggtggggatgggaggctgCAGGGTGGTAGACTTCAGACCAATGTAAAGGAGGACATCCCATCACCCAGAGTTCTCCAGCACTGAGatgggttattttaaaattatcgcATTCATTTCTACATTGATCTAAACCTATACAGGAGTGAATAAGCCCTAGCTCTCCCCAAGTAAGTCAAGGACAATTGCAAACAAACTCTTAGGAAGCAGTGGGCTCCCAGTGTCTGGAAGGGCCCAGCTAATGCTGAGGCTCTGTGGATACTGTGCAGCAAATTTCAGCTCTGGTTGGACTAAGTGACCTGTAAGGTCTCTTTCAGCTCCGAGATTCTCTGCAGGACAGCCTTAGACCCAGAAAAGAGCAGAGCCTCTGGGTTGCCAAAGAGTGGGGGTTTTTCACCTGGGCTAGCCGGCCCCTGAAACTTCTATGTGGACATGCATTTTTCTGGGCTGGGCTCACTCACTTTGAGCAAAAGAGAATTGAGAAGCACCAGTGTGCATCATTCTTTCCTCCAGCCTTATGTACAAGATCTGGCTAGATGGTTTGCTGAtgtcagtgcttctcaaaccttAGCTAGCACCAGGATCATCTAGAGGGCTCATTAAAACACagagtgctggggcgcctgggtggctcagtgggttaaagcctctgccttcggctcaggttcatggtcccagggtcctgggatcgagccccgcaccgggctctctgctccgcggggagcctgcttcctcctctctctctgcctgcctctctgcctgcttgtgatctctctctgtcaaataaataaaatattaaaaaaaaaaaacaaaccacagagtGCTAGGCCCCATGTGCCATGGTTCTCAGTATTTTCCAGGTGGGAGCTGAAActtggctctttctttcttttttaaaaagattttatttatttatttgagagagagagagagcacgagtggcctggaagggcagtgggagagggagaagcaggctccctgttgagcagggaccacaccccaccccacccccccaacctggtgaggcttgatcctaggactccaagatcatgacctgggcagaaggcagatgcttcactgacagagccaccaggcaccccagaaatttgGCATTTCCAGTGCAGTGGTTCCCGGGTGACACTGATGTTGTTtgtcacactttgagaaccactgtttttttttttttctttttttaaaatttaaattctagttcacatagagtgcaatattggtttcaggagtagaatttcgtgattcatcactttcatacacacccagtgcccatcataaCAAGTGCTTTCCTTAATGCCCACCGCCGTCatgcccatcccctcccctccatcaaccctcaggtGAGAACCATTGGCTTAGATCAAGACACTCTGCCGATCAAAAAGACACTGGACTGACTTGTCGTAAAGCCCCTGCTCGTTCCTGCCCCCTGGATAACTCCCTGCTCCCCCTATTAGCTCCCTGCAATTCAATCCTCCCCCGACCTCTTAGTTCCCGCAGCGAGCCTAAATCAGCTGTTCTAGGGTCTAAAAATACCTTCCCTACCCCAAGACAGCTGAGGGGCTGAGGCTATTTTCTGAGGGTAAGAATAGCCGGCACTTCAGGGGTAATTTCAATAAGAGGGCCAACAGCCAACATGAGGATACTTTGCTTGGCTCCTCTACCTGCAGTTTTCTCTCTGAATGCTTTCAGAGTCTAATTCATGAAAGGGCAATGATTAGGTATGCTCCTGTCTGGGGTGGTAAGCAACTTACCTTTTTTGGTATTGTTCTAGAGTGGATACTGGTTAAAATTACCCCAGGAAGATTTGGCCTGGTTCCAGACACATGGAAAATAAACTTCATGTGCTAGCCCGGGCTGATGCCCTCAGCCGCCGTTCCTCCTCCCCAGGGTGGTTCATTTGCTGAGGCCCCCACGGCCTGCTCTCTGGGCCTTAGGACATGGCCTTCAAGCCTggctgtgtgttggggggggggggggcagggagcgtGGGAAGAGCTGAGCTGCAGGAGGGTTGCTCTAGTCCTGGGATACCCTGGGTTCCCTGGGGCATAGGGATTGGGCTGGGAAACTCCTCATCCGGGTGGGACAGACTGTCCTACTCCTACCAGGCCATCAGACACACAGACATCCTCAATAAACGTTGGTTAGTTTTATACGGATGctgccttttcctctctctgggcttcagtatTCTCGTCTGTGAAATGAGCAGATGGGATTTAGGATCTTTGGGGTCTTTTCCAATGTTACCATTCTGCAGCTTAGGAACTTGGCCTCGTGAGCCTGGACTGGCAGCTGGTCCTTCTCAGCCCCTTGGTCTAAAGGGTAGCAGCAAATTGCTCAGGACATTTGGAGGTCCAGGGAAAGCACTGGGTCTATACTGTGCCCAGGAACCTCCTTCGGTTTGAGTCTATgtgtgttttatgttttacacTGTCTGGTGAGAAACTGCCCCTTCCATGAGAGTAGGGGCCATATCTGCCTCCTTCAGCAAGGCATCTCCAGCACCTAGCTCCGGGTCCAGTGCGAAACCGGCTGCAGGGCTTGGTGAATGAATGCATGCGTGCACGCACGCATGGAGGCCTCTAGGGGGAGCTCAAGATCTGCCCCAGCTCCTGTTGCTCCTTCAAAGGTGGATCAAGAGCTAGGCattcctctctgcccctgccaATCCTTAGTCGTCCCCAACTCTACCCTCCACAACCTCCCCTACCTCCAAGTGTTGAAGTTTCACTTAGGTCACCTGCTCTGAGAGTGGAGTCCCTGcgaagaggtgttttttttttttttttttcctgcgaAGAGTTTTAAATGTCAACCACACCATTCCATGATTATTGCAGACGAGGgtggcctccttccttccttgtttggCAGGTTATAGAGCTCTCTCTGTCCCAGCAACTGCTCTCTCCTCCTGGAGGGCTGTGGGTTCTTGTGGCTTCCTGCCCTGGTCTGAGAAGGCTAGGCTGGGCCGTGGGGCCAAGGTTTCTTGCCTGTCCCCATGCTCCCTTCGGCTGTCTTCAGGAATCTCTGGATTTTCCTTTCAGGCACAGAGGTGTTGAGATCTAGCTCCCAGGTCGGGGCTTGGGGAAGCAGTCCAGCAAGAAGTGTGGGCATTTTGGCCCGCGTTGGTTCTGAGCTGTTTAGGCCTGTCTACCCAGACAAAGGAAGTTCCTGAAGGATGAGCCTGTTCTATGGCATTGAGGCTAGGGCGTGGAGCCAAACAAAGCCCCAGCGGAGGACTGGGGATCAGGTGTAACTGTCCTCATTTGCCTCTTCTGTACGCACAGCCTTAGGAATGCAAGGGAGGGATGGTTATCAGGGACCAGTTTGAAATTAGCCTTGGCTCTCTCTGGCCCAATACCAACACTCATCAAAGACACCATGACAGCCCGTGGCATCTTCATTTCAAACACAAACAATGAACGGATGTCGTTACATATTGATTCCACTGGCCTTGAGAAGAGGGCGAGGGCACAGCCCCATCCTACATGTGGTTGGTCTCTCTAACACCATTTCCGCTTCTCCAAATTGGTAGTTTGGATGAGACCCCACTCTGCTCCGGGGGAGGGACTTGACTGTTCTAAGCCAATCAGCTTCATTTCTTCCCCTGCGTCCTGAGCAGTGGTCTAGCAGAGGAGTAAGCCAATCAGCACGCGGAGCATTTGCTTGGTCACGGCGAATTCGAATTTGGTCAGCACGgaccccccccctccgcccccccccccccccccagctggcGCAGAGCCGGCGGGAGAGACCTCTTGCCCTGGGTGCTGTTGGGAGCCATCCTTGCCCAGGAGAGAAGAAGTGGGTCTGGCATGGCACAGAGCTGATGCTTGCCCTGTGCCTGGACTCTCATTACCAGTAAGACCTTTTTATTGCTTAGGCCAGTGTAAGGCTGGTTTTTTACTACTGCAAGCCAAAGCATTGTCACCGATGTGCCCGCTTTGTAAATCCTATAATAACCGACAGGTAAGTGCTAGGTGCACTTCAGAGGCATTCTTCACTGCCACCACTATCGTCCCAGAGCAGCAAAAACAACTTCGAGGCCAGTTTGGGGATGCAGGGTATTTTGGTCTGTGCTGaactaaaaaacaattttttaagattttatttattatttatttatttattttagaaagagcgaGAGAGTGTGCAGGAACCAGCAccagcaaggagaggggcagaaggggagggagagggaggaggaaagaatctcaagcagagcaCACAGAGCACCGAGTCCCAGGCAGGGCGCGATCCCATGACGctgagagcaagacctgagctgaaaccaagagtcagaggcttcaccgactgagccacccaggcactcctgaatttaattatttttggggAGACGCTCCAGATTTAAGCCCCCTGAACTCACCAAGAGACCTTGGGTGAGTAATTTCCTCATGCTGTGCTGTTGTCACCATCTTTACAGAAAGAGGGAAGGTCGCAGGATGACCTTGGAAGCCATTCCTGTTAGGAAAGCACAGTATCAGTGCTGTTTGGCAGTGTCGTGTCCTCGTGGTTTCTGGGCCCTCCCCCAGAGCCAGATTTAGCAGGTCTGGGTGGGAGCTGGGCATCAGACGCAGCTTCATCTCAGAACGCCTTCCGAcaccttttcattctttcttctgctggGGTGAATGTTTGTGGGTAAGGGAGGGCTGCCCTCCCCCATCTGGGAACTTGTATTCTTGCAAGAAATATCCACCGTGTTACTCTTCAACCCTTGCATAATGGACAGAATGGTCAACTCTTCCAGGTGCCAAGGAAAAGCTTTTTTCTCCCCATGGCCTGGTGTATTTCCCTTTTCCCCCTGGTtgccaggaagctcagaggtATACTAACGGTTTCACTGACGTGAGTATCTCAGTAACCATCTCTTCCTTGGGTCCTACCACGGTCATCTCTCCCAATACTCAGTGTTGTTGAGAGGCTTGTTGAGAGGTGGTGTCTAGGTACCTAGTACCTACTATCTAGGAACCTAGTATTTAACTAGGTACCTCATAGCTAGCAAGCACACAGGAAATAGGAGCTATTACCATGTCTTATGTTTTCTGGTCTTCTACTTTATTTGTAACCATCTGGTACGTGTCTTGGTTTTcattaaagatttacttatttatttgagagatggggcaagagaaagagaacaagcagggagaggggcaggagagagtcttttttttttttttttaaagattttatttatttgacaaacagagatcacaagtaggcagagaggcaggcagagagagagggagaagcaggctccctgctgagcagagagcccaatgcggggctggatcccaggaccctgggatcatcttaagcagactccctgctgaacacaaagcccagagcctgaggcagggctttgatcccaggaccctgaatcatgacctgagccgaaaacaagagccggccgctcaaccaactgagccatccgggcaccCCGGTTTCATTGTAGGTGCTGCCTCGCATATATTTTGGGAGTAGGCAATGAGAAGCAATAAAGAAATGTGACTTGGCATTCTCTGCCCCTTATTTCCTCCCCAGTCACTCCCATCTTCCCCTTAGGAAACCAAGTCAGAAGCAGCTGGAGAGgatggatttttatttctttttaaaaaaaataaataaaatgaatgcacaggcttgaatttctttccctctcttagtCTCCCCTTAACAAGAAGCAAACACTGTGAAAGTCCttaagagagaaaggcagagagtggGCTGCAGGGACCAGGCCGGCAGGCGCAGTGGCTTGCCGCACGAGGCGGCCTGGCGGCCGGCGCAGCCTGCCCAGCCCGGGCTGCTGTGGAGGTGAGCCATTTTCCGCGGGGGATGGGCGCTCCCGGGCTCTCCCCGGACCCCTCACAGCTCGGTTTTCACCTTGTGCATCAGATCCTTTTGGTCGATCTTGTCCAGGTCCTGGTACCAGCGGTTGTAGGCCAGCAGGGCCACGTTCTTGGCAGCCACGGCCATCACCTCCACGGAGCTGGCCGCCCACTCCAGGGCACTGAGGTGGAAGAGCTGGTCGTGGAGGGCGAAGCGCGGGAGGGTGCCGGGGGAGCCATACACGGGGTGGGCCCGCCACTCGGCGGTCTGCACCGAGTAGTAGGAGCGGAAGAGGGTCTTCAGCTGGGACCGGAGGAGGGGCTTGGGGGACTGGACTCGCCAGACGGCGGCCTCCTGGGGCTGCTTCCGCCGGAAGTTGGCCGAGATGTTGACGGGACAGATGTTGTCCAGGGCGCAGAAGAAGTTGGGGAAATCTGTGGTGAGGATGCTGGCGAAGGGGAAGAGCTTGGGGTCGGGGAAACCGAAGTAGGAAGAGTTGAGGTAGCCGTGGACCAGGGAGACCACGGTGGGCTGGAAAGGGCCCTGGGCGGCATCGATGGGCGGGTCGAAGCCTTCAAAGGTGATAGAGCTGCTGCTGTTGTCCACGTGCAGGGGCGCGGCGATGACCACGATGTCATAGAAGTCGGACCCTTTGCCCACCTCGTTCTCGTACTCCACATAGTACAAGGGTTTCCcttctggaaggagagagaatagaGCACAAAAGTCAATTTGCTTCTTGCCCACTACCCATTGATGTCCACCTGGGGCCCAGCGCCGAGGGTACGAGACTTTGGGTGCAGCAGTGCCCTCCGGATGCTGGGTCCTGGGCTTTCCACACTGGTGTGGCTGCAGAGGGAGCACAGGACTGGGAGTCAGGAGTCTGGAGCTTTTGCTCTAGCTCTGCAGCTGAGTCGCTGGAGGGACTGGGGCAAGGCTGAGGCTCAAAGTCAAATGAACGGGGCTGGCTGGAGGCGAGTCTCAGCCTCCTGGCTCTGACATTATAATCAGGACAACAGTGCCCTCTGGTGTCACTTGGCAGTGCTGGGGCTTCCCATGGATTTTTTTGGAACCACTGGGCAGCCTTTCACAGACCAGGGTTTAGGGACAGGCTGGTGGAAGCGCCCCGGTCTAGGAAACGGAGTGGGCCATGTGCCCTGGTCTGCTCACTCACCCGTATTTTGTAGGGTCACAGAGGTCACTGTGGCGTGGATCACGTTGGCCTTGGTGAGCTTCAGCAGGCCGGAGCAAACCAGC
It includes:
- the PCYOX1L gene encoding prenylcysteine oxidase-like isoform X1, coding for MARAARLLAALAALLAAAATGGDARPSKIAVVGAGIGGSAVAHFLQQHFGPRVQIDVFEKGTVGGRLATISVNKQHYESGAASFHSLSLHMQDFVKQLGLRHRREVVGRSAIFSGEHFVLEETDWYLLNLFRLWWHYGISFLRLQMWVEEVMEKFMRIYKYQAHGYAFSGVEELLYSLGESAFVNMTQRSVAESLLQVGVTQRFIDDVVSAVLRASYGQSAAMPAFAGAMSLAGAQGSLWSVEGGNKLVCSGLLKLTKANVIHATVTSVTLQNTEGKPLYYVEYENEVGKGSDFYDIVVIAAPLHVDNSSSSITFEGFDPPIDAAQGPFQPTVVSLVHGYLNSSYFGFPDPKLFPFASILTTDFPNFFCALDNICPVNISANFRRKQPQEAAVWRVQSPKPLLRSQLKTLFRSYYSVQTAEWRAHPVYGSPGTLPRFALHDQLFHLSALEWAASSVEVMAVAAKNVALLAYNRWYQDLDKIDQKDLMHKVKTEL
- the PCYOX1L gene encoding prenylcysteine oxidase-like isoform X2, which encodes MARAARLLAALAALLAAAATGGDARPSKIGLRHRREVVGRSAIFSGEHFVLEETDWYLLNLFRLWWHYGISFLRLQMWVEEVMEKFMRIYKYQAHGYAFSGVEELLYSLGESAFVNMTQRSVAESLLQVGVTQRFIDDVVSAVLRASYGQSAAMPAFAGAMSLAGAQGSLWSVEGGNKLVCSGLLKLTKANVIHATVTSVTLQNTEGKPLYYVEYENEVGKGSDFYDIVVIAAPLHVDNSSSSITFEGFDPPIDAAQGPFQPTVVSLVHGYLNSSYFGFPDPKLFPFASILTTDFPNFFCALDNICPVNISANFRRKQPQEAAVWRVQSPKPLLRSQLKTLFRSYYSVQTAEWRAHPVYGSPGTLPRFALHDQLFHLSALEWAASSVEVMAVAAKNVALLAYNRWYQDLDKIDQKDLMHKVKTEL